The Clostridia bacterium nucleotide sequence TCGTAACCGGCCTGGAAGTCGTGGTGGGCTGGGCCTTGTGGCGGGCATTCAGCCGCGCGATCCGCCGCCCGTTCGCCGCAGCGGCAGTCACCACAATTCTAGCGCTCGCGGTTTCCACCACAGCAATGTTAGGCATCGTCCGCGCCTCGCAGGTGAACCCTTCACTACTCCTCCATCATCACCACGAGTCGGAAGAGGCGCACATCCCCGAAAACGAGGACCTGGCAGATGAAGATCACCATGATGAAGGTTCCTTCTCCACCTTCGCCAAGGTCGTATACACCGCCGGCGCAGTGGGCTGGGTATTGGAGGCAGTTGTAGTGGGCTCAGTGACTCAGTTCATTGCCAAAGCCCGCCCCGAGATGCTCAAGGAGGCCTGATTCGTTGGATATCCAGTTTGTGGACGAGCTAGCCTGCAACGGCAGAACAGCTCTGCACGCCGCAGCGCCATGGTCAAAGATGGCCGCAGCGGCCTTGCTCCTTGCGTCCGCCATGGCCTCCCGGTCGCTAGCATCGGCCGCAGCCGTAGGCGCCGCGACCGTCGCGGCCGCCATGGCATCGCGCCAGCCGCTCCGCCGCACGGCGCCGCTCGCCCTTTATCCAGTCCTGTTCGCTTTCCTCTTCACCATCGGCGCCCTTAGGTCGAACCCTGCATTCGCAGCCACGGTGATGATCAAGGCATTCACGGCTGGGCTTATCACCGCGACGCTCATGACCACAACTCCATTTGTGGATGTGTTCGGAGCGCTATCCAGGATTCTGCCTTCTATGGTATCAGATGCGCTTTTCATGGGCTATCGGGCGCTGTTCATCCTCATCGGCGAGCTTCAGGACCTCCTCACCGCGGTGAGGCTTCGCGGAGGCGCCGGCCGAGGCCTCATTGAACAGCTCAAGACATACGGAGAGGTCCTCGGCGTCGTGCTGATCCATTCCATAGACATGACTGAACGGATGTACAGGGTGATGCTGGTGCGGGGATACTCCGGAAAGATACGGAGTTTCCGCGATACCCGTCCGCCGGCTCTTATCGACTATACGCTCTTGACATACGGAGCGGCAGTCCTAGTGGGGGTGTTCTTACTCAAGTGAGCGAGAAAACAGCTGATGAAGCGTATGGAAGGAACGGGGATGTGATCGTCTCCGTGAACTGCCTGAAACATATATACCCGGACCACACAGCGGTGGATCTCTGCGGCCTCGACTTCTCCGTGCGCAGGGGCGAACGTGTGGCAGTCTTAGGCGCGAACGGAAGCGGCAAGTCTACACTGATCTTCCACCTCCTTGGCCTGCTCTCCCCCATTGAGGGGCAGGTGAGCGTATTCGGGGAGAACCCGGCGCGCGCATTCGCGAGCATCCGCCACAGAGTCGCTGTGGTCCTGCAGAATGTGGATGACCAGATAATCGGGCCCACAGTGTGGGATGATGTCACCTTCACCCCGCGCGCCCTGGGCTGGCCGCGCAGTTCCGTCCGCCAGCGCGGCGAAGAGGCCCTGGCTCGGATGGGGATATCGCATCTGAGGAACAAGATACCCCATTACCTCAGCGGGGGCGAGAAAAGGAAAGTGGCCCTGGCGAGCGCACTCGTCACAGGGCCAGAGCTTCTCATTATGGATGAGCCTTTCACTGGGCTCGACCCCAGATCCCGCGGGGAATTGGTCAAGCTTCTCAACCAGGTGCATTCCGACGATGGCATCTCCTACATCATATCCACTCACGAGATCGACTTCGTGCCGCACATAGCCGACTGGGTGTACGTCCTTGGCGGACCTGGCGGAATCGCACTGTCGGGCACGCCCGCCCAGGTGTTCTCCCAGGCAGACCGGCTCCGCAAGGTCGGTGTGGATCTGCCCGCGCTGGCCGAGCTGTTCGAACGGCTCCAGAGCAACGGCTGGGGGGTCTCGATCCCCCTCACGGTGGACCAGGCCATCGCTGAACTGGAGATCACCCGACATGCGGGATCTTGATCCCGTGTTCGGCCGCAAACTCCTGCGCCTTCTCGTAACCGGCGTCGGCGTGGCGCACCACTCCGATGCCGGGGTCGCATGTGAGCACCCGCTCAAGCCTGCGCGCCGCAGCCTCGGTTCCATCCGCCACTATCACCATGCCTGCGTGCAGCGAGTAGCCTATGCCGACCCCGCCTCCATGGTGAAAGGAGACCCAGGTGGCGCCGTTCACAGCGTTGAGCATCGCGTTTAGCACCGGCCAATCCGCGATTGCGTCGGAGCCATCTTTCATCCCTTCAGTCTCCCGGTTGGGCGATGCAACCGAGCCGCAATCCAGATGATCGCGGCCTATCACGATGGGCGCCTTGATCCTCCCGGAGGCAACCAGGTCATTGATGATCTTCCCAAACCTGGCCCTCTCCCCGTACCCAAGCCAGCATATCCTCGCGGGCAGCCCCTGGAAAGCCACCTTGTCGTGGGCCATCTGTATCCAGCGAACCAGATGATCGTCGTAGGCGAACTCCTTTGTGATCACCTCGTCTGTGACCCATATGTCCTCCGGATCTCCGGAGAGCGCTGCCCATCTGAACGGCCCCTTGCCCTCACAGAACAGCGGCCGCACGTAGGCGGGCACGAAGCCCGGGTAATCGAAAGCATTCCCCACCCCAGCATCGAACGCCCGCTGGCGTAGGTTGTTGCCGTAATCGAACACCACAGAGCCCCTGGCTTTCATGTCGAGCATCGCCCTTACCTGCGCGGCCATGGACGCTGCCGCGCGGTGCGTGTACTCCGTGGGATTCGACTTTCGGAGCATGGCCGCGCGCTCCAGGCTGAACCCAGCCGGAACATACCCGTTGAGCGGGTCGTGGGCTGAGGTCTGGTCAGTAACCAGATCGGGGATCACTCCCCGGCGCACGAACTCAGGGTGGGTCTCAGCAGCGTTGCCAATGAGCGCAATGGATCGGGGTATTCCCTTCTCCATAGCCTCGCGGGCGAGCGCGATGGCCTCGTCGATGCTCTCCGTAATCAGTTCGCAATACCTGGTCGCGAGCCTGCGCTCAGCCCGGGTGCGGTCCACCTCGACCGCAATCA carries:
- a CDS encoding energy-coupling factor ABC transporter permease, producing MSHLHIPDGVLPLAWILLGFILTGLGLGVSVLSLARRDRARVVPRIAILSAIMILAMGLPIPVLNYHVNLTVLTGILAGPAEGFIAVFITNLFLALTAHGGITVLGLNTIVTGLEVVVGWALWRAFSRAIRRPFAAAAVTTILALAVSTTAMLGIVRASQVNPSLLLHHHHESEEAHIPENEDLADEDHHDEGSFSTFAKVVYTAGAVGWVLEAVVVGSVTQFIAKARPEMLKEA
- a CDS encoding energy-coupling factor transporter transmembrane component T, with amino-acid sequence MDIQFVDELACNGRTALHAAAPWSKMAAAALLLASAMASRSLASAAAVGAATVAAAMASRQPLRRTAPLALYPVLFAFLFTIGALRSNPAFAATVMIKAFTAGLITATLMTTTPFVDVFGALSRILPSMVSDALFMGYRALFILIGELQDLLTAVRLRGGAGRGLIEQLKTYGEVLGVVLIHSIDMTERMYRVMLVRGYSGKIRSFRDTRPPALIDYTLLTYGAAVLVGVFLLK
- a CDS encoding energy-coupling factor ABC transporter ATP-binding protein — encoded protein: MSEKTADEAYGRNGDVIVSVNCLKHIYPDHTAVDLCGLDFSVRRGERVAVLGANGSGKSTLIFHLLGLLSPIEGQVSVFGENPARAFASIRHRVAVVLQNVDDQIIGPTVWDDVTFTPRALGWPRSSVRQRGEEALARMGISHLRNKIPHYLSGGEKRKVALASALVTGPELLIMDEPFTGLDPRSRGELVKLLNQVHSDDGISYIISTHEIDFVPHIADWVYVLGGPGGIALSGTPAQVFSQADRLRKVGVDLPALAELFERLQSNGWGVSIPLTVDQAIAELEITRHAGS
- the hutU gene encoding urocanate hydratase, whose amino-acid sequence is MQRVIRAPRGQALSCKGWQQEAAMRMLMNNLDPEVAERPEDLIVYGGAGKAARNWASFYAIVDALRNLEGDETLLVQSGKPVAVFRTHADAPRVLISNAMLVPHWATLEKFWELEAKGLTMYGQMTAGSWIYIGTQGILQGTYETFASAAEKHFGGTLKGRLVLTAGLGGMGGAQPLAATFNDGVMIAVEVDRTRAERRLATRYCELITESIDEAIALAREAMEKGIPRSIALIGNAAETHPEFVRRGVIPDLVTDQTSAHDPLNGYVPAGFSLERAAMLRKSNPTEYTHRAAASMAAQVRAMLDMKARGSVVFDYGNNLRQRAFDAGVGNAFDYPGFVPAYVRPLFCEGKGPFRWAALSGDPEDIWVTDEVITKEFAYDDHLVRWIQMAHDKVAFQGLPARICWLGYGERARFGKIINDLVASGRIKAPIVIGRDHLDCGSVASPNRETEGMKDGSDAIADWPVLNAMLNAVNGATWVSFHHGGGVGIGYSLHAGMVIVADGTEAAARRLERVLTCDPGIGVVRHADAGYEKAQEFAAEHGIKIPHVG